A section of the Spirosoma oryzicola genome encodes:
- a CDS encoding PAS domain-containing sensor histidine kinase: protein MLIQQVNAPMLAIWGKDSSVIGKTLHQAMPELAGQPFLAQLQHVFETGEPFRHEEGMADMIQNGQAKRVWFNHAYNPLYEETGRIYGVINVAIDVTAQVLARQKIEESKAHLQLLRDTVPAMIFYLDAQQRYQSYNKVFREWFGVGDEVMGKTVREFIGEPAYQQTEPHLAQAYAGQPTQYDMHAPSRMQADRWLRIVYTPHRDATGQVLGVIVHATDINPSKRMELSLSASEARYRTLSADLEQQVQSRTDELATANQELAASNQELAASNQEYAVLNTHLEEANTDLLRSNQNLEQFAYIASHDLQEPLRKIQQFGDLLQTRLAESVGGEELAYLGRMQVAASRMSRLIKDLLAFSRIATSQAVAYPVSLGKVVRLVLDSLSVVIEESRAQIEVAELPTVQGDALQLGQLFQNLLSNALKFRRTDGDGTVVIPQIRVQARLISPSELPVLVKPPRTAATYHLIEVTDNGIGFEEKYLDRIFQVFQRLHGKNEFAGTGVGLAIVQKVVTNHGGGITASGKPDQGATFCVYLPA, encoded by the coding sequence ATGCTCATTCAACAAGTCAATGCCCCGATGCTGGCGATCTGGGGGAAAGACTCCTCGGTGATCGGCAAAACCCTGCACCAGGCCATGCCTGAATTGGCCGGGCAGCCCTTTCTGGCCCAGCTCCAGCACGTCTTCGAGACGGGAGAGCCCTTTCGCCACGAGGAAGGGATGGCCGATATGATCCAGAACGGGCAAGCCAAACGGGTCTGGTTCAATCATGCCTACAACCCGCTCTATGAGGAGACGGGTCGGATTTACGGCGTCATCAACGTGGCCATCGATGTCACGGCCCAGGTGCTGGCCCGCCAGAAAATTGAAGAGAGTAAAGCGCACCTGCAACTGCTCAGAGACACCGTGCCAGCCATGATCTTCTATCTGGACGCTCAGCAGCGCTACCAGTCCTACAATAAGGTGTTTCGGGAGTGGTTCGGGGTGGGCGACGAGGTGATGGGCAAAACCGTCCGCGAATTTATCGGCGAGCCGGCTTATCAACAAACCGAGCCGCACTTGGCTCAAGCCTACGCCGGTCAGCCCACCCAGTACGACATGCACGCGCCCAGTCGCATGCAGGCCGACCGCTGGCTGCGTATTGTCTACACGCCCCATCGGGACGCGACAGGTCAGGTGCTGGGCGTGATTGTGCATGCTACGGACATCAACCCCAGCAAGCGGATGGAATTGAGCCTGAGTGCCAGCGAGGCTCGCTACCGAACCTTATCGGCCGACCTGGAACAGCAGGTGCAAAGCCGCACGGACGAGCTAGCGACGGCCAACCAGGAACTGGCCGCCAGCAACCAGGAGCTAGCCGCCAGTAACCAGGAGTACGCCGTTTTGAACACGCACCTGGAAGAGGCCAACACGGATCTGCTGCGTTCCAACCAAAACTTGGAGCAGTTTGCCTACATTGCTTCGCACGATCTACAAGAACCCCTGCGCAAGATTCAGCAGTTTGGGGATCTCTTGCAAACGCGCCTGGCGGAGTCGGTGGGCGGGGAGGAACTGGCGTACCTGGGCCGCATGCAGGTGGCCGCCAGCCGCATGTCACGCTTAATTAAAGACCTGCTGGCCTTCTCGCGCATCGCCACTAGTCAGGCCGTGGCGTATCCGGTGTCGCTGGGGAAGGTAGTCCGATTGGTCCTGGACAGCTTGTCAGTCGTCATTGAGGAGAGCCGGGCCCAGATCGAAGTGGCCGAGTTGCCCACGGTTCAGGGCGATGCATTGCAGCTGGGTCAGCTCTTTCAGAACCTGCTTAGTAACGCCCTCAAGTTTCGGCGCACAGACGGGGATGGAACAGTAGTGATCCCCCAGATCAGGGTCCAGGCCCGGTTAATCTCGCCTAGTGAGCTACCGGTTCTGGTTAAACCGCCTCGTACCGCAGCCACCTACCACCTGATCGAGGTAACCGACAACGGGATTGGCTTTGAGGAAAAATACCTGGACCGGATTTTTCAGGTGTTTCAGCGGTTGCATGGCAAGAATGAGTTTGCGGGCACGGGCGTAGGCCTGGCCATCGTGCAGAAAGTGGTGACCAACCACGGGGGGGGCATCACCGCCAGTGGTAAGCCGGATCAAGGCGCTACTTTTTGTGTGTATTTACCCGCTTAG
- a CDS encoding RNA polymerase sigma factor, with amino-acid sequence MTTTPQTEAYLVYTLQTGQASAFATLHRNYSSALFNVLVGLVGDYERAEDLLQDSFVKIWTHIHHYDPAQGRLYTWLLTITRNVALDELRSRKVHTKAVKYISQRSSELTQPVVNTGLVNGSVFALLPPKQRQIMELLYQKGWTLLEIAKKLKLPLGTVKTRVRMAIQTLKQFFHQDICLYR; translated from the coding sequence ATGACCACGACTCCGCAGACCGAAGCCTATCTGGTATACACGCTCCAAACCGGACAAGCCTCCGCTTTTGCTACCCTGCACCGGAACTATTCATCGGCACTCTTCAACGTATTAGTTGGGTTGGTTGGCGATTACGAACGGGCAGAAGACCTGCTTCAAGATTCCTTTGTAAAGATTTGGACGCACATTCACCACTATGATCCGGCGCAGGGACGACTGTATACCTGGCTTTTGACCATCACCCGCAACGTTGCTCTAGATGAACTCAGAAGTCGAAAAGTGCACACAAAAGCCGTAAAATATATATCCCAGCGAAGTAGTGAATTGACCCAGCCCGTGGTCAACACCGGGCTGGTCAATGGATCTGTTTTCGCGCTACTGCCACCCAAACAGCGTCAAATCATGGAATTGCTCTACCAGAAGGGCTGGACCCTACTGGAAATCGCCAAAAAACTCAAGTTGCCCTTAGGAACCGTCAAAACGCGGGTGCGGATGGCGATTCAGACCCTTAAACAATTTTTCCACCAGGATATTTGTCTGTATCGGTAG
- a CDS encoding TlpA family protein disulfide reductase codes for MTSLFKLILVLTLCANAIAQTNSGRSTNGFKIKGHIQGMHDSTLVLAHWYGATSFIPKDTVRVNAQGYFSFEGDKPLPQGLYLVVPSSKRDMGLHLIITQQQRFSFKTDTANLIKHMKVSQSKENELFYAYQQQLGQFNDEATAIKLKTKAASTSADNTTTKDGLAQLSKRAEAYQAQFMKEHKGSFAVELFQATGEPTLPTAPKAANGRPDSNWVFTYYKAHYWDGYNWHDERMIRTPVLQTKLNRYIHELSVQNVDSLVKEADWLVGNAKASEVKSYIIWYITSQYERPKVVGTDGVFIHMAERYWLTGVYPVSDPATLKTMRERVAILKPLQVGKAFPFFKASDTLQHPISIQNLKADYTVIFFYAPHCGHCRDTAPKLKQLADRYLDKGVRVAAIAVDDSEADWKQFIREFHLTNLIHGYDWTHTLSFQRVYDVAMTPTIYILDKDKRIIARQLPFERVEDFILFHQRQQVGVSSSKRMPGKS; via the coding sequence ATGACCAGTTTATTCAAGCTCATTCTAGTTCTAACCCTGTGCGCCAATGCCATCGCTCAGACCAATTCGGGCCGTTCAACCAATGGCTTTAAAATAAAGGGACACATCCAGGGAATGCATGACTCAACCCTGGTACTAGCTCATTGGTATGGAGCGACCTCCTTCATTCCAAAGGATACCGTTCGTGTAAATGCACAAGGGTATTTTTCTTTTGAAGGGGATAAGCCCTTACCACAAGGGCTTTACCTAGTCGTTCCTTCCTCGAAACGGGACATGGGGCTCCACTTAATCATTACCCAGCAACAGCGGTTTTCCTTTAAGACAGATACGGCTAATCTAATTAAGCATATGAAGGTCAGCCAATCGAAAGAGAATGAGTTGTTCTACGCTTACCAGCAGCAATTAGGCCAGTTCAACGACGAAGCCACGGCGATCAAGTTGAAGACTAAAGCGGCTAGTACATCCGCTGACAATACGACAACTAAGGATGGATTGGCTCAATTATCCAAGCGGGCTGAAGCCTACCAAGCGCAATTCATGAAGGAGCATAAGGGCTCGTTTGCCGTCGAACTCTTCCAAGCGACGGGGGAGCCAACTCTACCGACAGCTCCCAAGGCTGCCAATGGAAGACCCGACTCGAATTGGGTCTTTACCTACTATAAAGCGCATTACTGGGACGGCTATAATTGGCATGATGAGCGGATGATTCGCACCCCCGTTTTACAAACCAAGCTGAATCGATACATCCACGAATTGAGCGTCCAAAACGTGGACTCCTTGGTGAAGGAAGCCGATTGGCTGGTGGGTAACGCGAAAGCTTCTGAGGTTAAATCCTATATCATCTGGTACATTACCAGTCAATATGAACGGCCAAAAGTGGTGGGGACCGATGGGGTCTTTATTCATATGGCCGAGAGATATTGGCTGACGGGTGTGTATCCGGTGAGTGATCCGGCAACCCTGAAGACGATGCGGGAACGGGTGGCTATCTTAAAACCGCTGCAAGTAGGCAAAGCCTTCCCATTTTTCAAGGCGAGTGATACGCTTCAGCACCCGATTAGCATACAAAATCTAAAAGCCGATTATACCGTCATTTTCTTTTATGCTCCCCACTGTGGGCATTGTCGAGATACGGCTCCAAAACTGAAACAACTAGCGGATCGCTACCTAGATAAAGGCGTTCGGGTAGCGGCCATTGCGGTGGATGACAGTGAAGCGGATTGGAAGCAGTTCATTCGGGAGTTTCACTTAACCAACTTGATTCACGGCTATGATTGGACCCACACCTTAAGTTTTCAACGCGTGTATGATGTGGCGATGACGCCGACGATCTATATTCTGGACAAAGACAAACGGATTATTGCCCGTCAACTGCCGTTTGAACGGGTGGAAGACTTCATTCTTTTTCATCAGCGTCAGCAGGTTGGGGTTTCTTCTAGTAAGAGAATGCCTGGCAAGTCGTAG
- a CDS encoding carcinine hydrolase/isopenicillin-N N-acyltransferase family protein — protein sequence MKPELSKPKGRTNSKSRVSGRWWCVCLVVICVLVPLEAAFCCTIFVLTDAKRTLFFNNEDYSNPATRIWFLPATKNYYGCAYLGFNDGWAQGGVNQYGLAFDWVAGANEAYTPASNLRSLQGNAAERMLESCKTVNDAITFYQRYAEPGFASASMLIADKTGASVIISAQQGQLHFSQSHQSRGFGYGNESLKKMLTPTLSPSIQNGLPILKACRQDGVYATKYSSVYDLTKGDILLVSPTDQGESVTLYLPAELKKGGHYYDIPAIGQQRSLPLMPLVAGMNRYLWEGYEPFPADEPVTTSLVREVIRKTQAGTLRPADFTPAFWQVLAPIQKDIQSQLQRLGTLLSVRLLERKQSSRLYLMDYQNATVLQRFELDSLNRIATIKSEAAELKVSVVREK from the coding sequence ATGAAACCTGAATTAAGTAAGCCGAAGGGTCGCACCAATAGCAAAAGCCGGGTCTCTGGCCGTTGGTGGTGTGTTTGTTTGGTGGTGATATGCGTGCTTGTTCCCCTTGAAGCGGCTTTTTGCTGTACCATATTTGTGCTGACAGATGCGAAACGGACCTTATTTTTTAATAACGAAGATTACTCGAATCCAGCCACTCGCATCTGGTTTCTACCCGCCACCAAAAACTATTATGGCTGTGCCTATCTGGGATTCAATGACGGCTGGGCGCAGGGTGGCGTCAATCAGTACGGATTGGCTTTTGACTGGGTTGCTGGCGCAAATGAAGCGTATACGCCAGCCTCAAACCTGAGAAGTCTTCAGGGTAACGCGGCCGAGCGAATGCTTGAATCCTGCAAAACAGTAAACGACGCCATCACCTTTTACCAACGCTACGCAGAACCCGGATTTGCTTCCGCCAGCATGTTGATAGCCGATAAGACGGGGGCTTCGGTCATCATTAGCGCCCAACAGGGACAACTCCATTTTAGCCAGTCTCATCAATCCAGAGGCTTTGGGTATGGTAACGAGTCGCTGAAGAAAATGCTTACCCCAACTCTCAGTCCATCGATCCAAAACGGATTGCCCATTCTAAAAGCCTGTCGGCAGGACGGTGTCTATGCCACTAAATATTCCAGTGTTTATGACCTAACCAAGGGCGATATCTTGCTGGTCTCGCCCACCGATCAGGGAGAAAGCGTAACCTTATATTTACCGGCAGAGCTGAAAAAAGGCGGCCATTATTATGACATTCCGGCGATCGGTCAGCAGCGCTCACTGCCGCTGATGCCGCTGGTTGCGGGCATGAACCGGTATTTGTGGGAAGGCTACGAACCTTTCCCGGCGGACGAGCCCGTCACAACCAGCTTAGTGCGAGAGGTGATTAGGAAAACTCAGGCCGGTACGCTTCGCCCAGCCGATTTTACGCCAGCGTTCTGGCAAGTACTGGCTCCGATTCAGAAGGATATACAGTCCCAGTTACAAAGGTTAGGTACGCTGTTATCGGTAAGACTTCTGGAGCGAAAGCAGTCATCGCGCTTATACCTGATGGATTATCAGAACGCCACGGTTCTTCAGCGCTTTGAACTTGATTCACTGAACCGTATAGCTACGATCAAGTCGGAAGCGGCGGAACTGAAAGTGAGCGTCGTACGGGAGAAATAG
- a CDS encoding GlxA family transcriptional regulator, giving the protein MSSAPSTQQVIFVVPPQVHVLDLTGPVQVFYEAVEYGAPYQLRYCSFQHQLVSSAGLLMGPVQPFTQLQLQPDDLLFIPGMEMEYIRSTALKAEHGFLTRIREQHRKGVIICSVCTGAFLVAQAGLLDGRKCTTHWKRLAELQTTYPRVITQPDRLFVQDSGVYTSAGVTAGIDMALAILEERQGPLFVSKIARELVVYLRRGPHHSQKSVYLDYRNHMNVAVHQVQDWLITHLQTRITLDELAQVVGMSTRNLTRAFRKETGISIHDYTTLLRLERARTLRHNPGMTMEAIAQQCGFQNARQLRRIWQQDASTNRTQSLI; this is encoded by the coding sequence ATGTCCTCGGCTCCCTCTACTCAACAAGTCATTTTTGTTGTACCCCCTCAGGTCCACGTATTAGATCTGACCGGACCCGTGCAGGTATTTTACGAAGCGGTCGAGTACGGAGCACCCTATCAGTTACGCTATTGCTCCTTCCAACATCAGCTTGTCAGTTCAGCGGGCCTGCTTATGGGGCCAGTACAACCCTTTACTCAGCTGCAATTGCAGCCCGACGATCTACTCTTCATCCCGGGCATGGAAATGGAGTACATCCGGTCAACGGCCCTAAAAGCAGAGCACGGCTTCCTGACCCGGATCCGCGAGCAACACCGTAAGGGCGTAATTATATGCTCCGTTTGTACGGGGGCCTTTTTAGTGGCTCAGGCTGGCCTGCTGGATGGCCGAAAATGTACGACTCACTGGAAACGGTTAGCCGAGTTGCAAACGACGTACCCCCGAGTAATTACTCAGCCCGATCGGTTATTTGTCCAAGACAGCGGAGTCTATACCAGTGCAGGGGTTACGGCGGGGATTGACATGGCACTGGCGATTCTGGAAGAGCGGCAGGGACCCTTATTCGTCTCGAAGATAGCCCGCGAACTGGTTGTCTATTTACGCCGTGGTCCCCACCATTCGCAGAAAAGCGTTTATCTTGATTATCGCAATCACATGAACGTGGCTGTTCACCAGGTACAGGACTGGCTGATTACTCATCTGCAAACCAGGATCACCCTAGACGAGTTGGCCCAGGTGGTGGGCATGAGCACCCGTAACCTGACCCGAGCATTTCGCAAAGAGACGGGCATTTCAATTCATGACTATACTACATTACTCCGATTAGAACGGGCCCGTACCCTTCGGCATAATCCTGGTATGACCATGGAGGCTATTGCCCAGCAATGTGGTTTTCAGAATGCTCGTCAGCTGCGTCGAATCTGGCAACAGGACGCATCGACGAACAGGACCCAATCACTTATTTAA
- a CDS encoding ABC transporter permease — protein MFRSYLFTAIRQLQKNRLYTTINLIGLAVGVACCLLIFVLVRYETSFDAYHSKVDRIYRVNLNQLTPQGQQFNGCNYSPLAQAIRQDVTGLEQATGVYCLQRYQFAKDHNLFEDQYAFFADPHYFDVFDGVWLAGNKERALATPNSVVVTDAFANKFLGGLDHALGSTFTLENKLPLTVNGIVQAPPSNTDQPYSLLISYASLARFLPQSVNNWKTVGTGATYVVFAKETRKDRINAQLEQLIQKYLPKEVAKNTTFHLLALKDNHDRNYDYTSFTYDFPVPVMIILAILAGLVAFIACINFINLATAQALKRAKEVGIRKSMGSSRFQLIMQHLSEAFVVTALAVMTGLLLTKIGIGELNKLYGGEYLQFSQLTQPASLLFIGLVTLVITLAAGFYPAFVLSGYKPVLALKSQTYSGTAKGLSLRRALVVTQFIGAQLLIIVTLIMTNQVNSFKERPLDYDPKAIVLIPALRGNEAGQHERLRQALQNVPGLLRYSFGNVGNETGAFYTNPQQKHAGIVSYADTSYIHAFQTRLLAGKNLSASSSQSPAQVLVNESLIKALGITNPASAIGVTYTLNDQLVTIGGVMKDSYTQPMSNRIDPITILYNPEKFTGLVLAISTGGAAQTLQGIEAAWKQAYPAYLCKYQFMDESINRLYGEYNLIFSVLSVASFLAILIGCLGLYGLVSFMAIQRTKEIGIRKLLGATVPNVMLLFTKESVILILVAFIIAAPLAHVLGIALLMEFPERVTPGVTLFLSGFLLSLLICLLTVGYRSYQAAIQNPVESLRSDD, from the coding sequence ATGTTCCGAAGTTATCTCTTTACCGCTATCCGACAGCTTCAAAAGAACCGGCTTTATACAACCATCAATTTAATAGGCTTGGCCGTTGGCGTAGCCTGCTGTCTGCTCATCTTTGTTCTCGTTCGCTACGAAACCTCCTTTGATGCCTATCATAGCAAAGTAGATCGAATCTACCGGGTGAACTTAAATCAACTAACCCCTCAAGGCCAACAGTTTAATGGCTGCAACTACTCGCCACTGGCCCAGGCTATTCGACAAGATGTGACCGGATTAGAGCAGGCCACGGGGGTCTACTGTTTGCAACGCTACCAGTTCGCTAAGGATCATAATCTATTTGAAGACCAGTACGCCTTTTTTGCCGATCCGCATTATTTTGATGTATTCGATGGGGTTTGGCTGGCTGGTAATAAAGAGCGGGCCTTAGCCACACCCAATTCGGTGGTCGTCACCGATGCATTTGCCAACAAGTTTTTAGGCGGATTAGATCATGCGTTAGGCAGTACCTTTACCCTGGAAAACAAACTGCCCCTGACGGTGAACGGCATTGTTCAAGCCCCACCCTCCAACACCGATCAGCCCTACAGTCTGCTGATTTCCTACGCGTCGCTGGCTCGGTTCCTGCCCCAGAGTGTGAACAACTGGAAGACCGTAGGGACTGGGGCTACGTATGTGGTCTTCGCCAAGGAAACCCGAAAAGATCGCATCAATGCCCAACTTGAGCAACTGATTCAAAAATATCTTCCCAAAGAGGTGGCTAAGAACACCACATTCCATTTACTGGCGCTCAAGGACAACCATGATCGAAATTACGATTACACCAGTTTCACTTACGATTTTCCCGTACCGGTGATGATTATTTTGGCCATCCTTGCGGGCCTGGTCGCCTTCATTGCCTGCATCAACTTCATCAATTTAGCCACTGCTCAAGCCTTAAAACGAGCGAAAGAGGTCGGCATCCGAAAATCAATGGGTAGCTCCCGTTTTCAGTTGATTATGCAGCACCTGAGTGAAGCTTTCGTCGTCACGGCATTAGCTGTCATGACCGGGCTACTCTTAACGAAAATAGGGATTGGTGAACTAAACAAACTCTACGGGGGAGAGTACCTTCAATTTAGCCAACTAACCCAGCCTGCTTCCCTCCTCTTTATCGGCCTAGTCACGCTGGTTATCACGTTGGCAGCCGGGTTTTATCCGGCTTTTGTGCTATCGGGTTACAAACCGGTGCTCGCCTTGAAGTCACAAACTTACAGTGGAACGGCCAAGGGACTTTCCCTACGGCGAGCGCTGGTTGTCACACAATTTATTGGGGCTCAGCTGCTGATCATTGTCACGCTGATTATGACCAACCAAGTCAATTCCTTTAAGGAGCGCCCCTTAGACTACGACCCCAAAGCGATTGTATTAATTCCCGCACTGCGGGGCAATGAAGCGGGACAACATGAGCGGTTGCGGCAAGCGTTACAAAACGTTCCTGGCCTGCTTCGCTACAGTTTTGGCAATGTAGGGAATGAAACGGGGGCGTTCTATACCAACCCGCAACAGAAGCACGCTGGCATTGTCAGCTATGCGGATACGTCCTACATCCACGCTTTTCAGACGCGCTTGCTAGCGGGAAAAAATCTATCCGCCAGTAGCAGCCAGTCTCCGGCCCAGGTTTTAGTCAATGAATCGTTGATAAAGGCGTTGGGAATTACCAATCCGGCATCCGCTATTGGCGTTACCTACACGCTGAACGATCAGCTCGTAACAATCGGTGGTGTGATGAAAGATTCCTACACCCAGCCCATGAGCAACCGGATTGACCCGATCACGATCCTGTACAATCCCGAAAAATTCACCGGCCTTGTGCTAGCGATCTCAACGGGGGGTGCTGCCCAGACGCTACAGGGGATTGAAGCGGCCTGGAAACAAGCCTATCCTGCTTATTTATGTAAATATCAATTTATGGATGAGTCCATCAATCGCTTGTATGGCGAATATAATCTCATTTTCTCGGTCCTAAGCGTGGCTTCTTTTCTAGCGATCCTGATTGGTTGTTTGGGCTTGTACGGCTTGGTGTCCTTTATGGCCATTCAGCGAACTAAAGAAATTGGCATTCGCAAACTGTTGGGAGCCACCGTACCCAATGTAATGCTACTCTTTACGAAAGAGTCGGTTATCTTGATCCTCGTCGCTTTTATCATTGCGGCTCCTTTAGCTCATGTTTTAGGGATTGCCCTGTTGATGGAATTTCCCGAACGAGTAACACCCGGCGTTACCCTTTTCCTAAGCGGATTTCTGCTATCGCTCTTGATCTGCTTGTTGACGGTGGGGTATCGTTCGTACCAAGCCGCCATACAAAATCCGGTTGAAAGTCTAAGGAGTGATGACTGA
- a CDS encoding DoxX family membrane protein, with product MKTLIGLFDRFDHLDTAINRWLVAHSIALLRLGMGLVFFGFGVLKFFPGISPIEDLATRTTHILTLSVLSGQSAMNFVAALECLIGICFLTGRWLRVGVWLMAAQMIGAMSPLLIFPGELFPGPLHAPTLAAQYIIKDIILVAAGMVIASTWTGARIVAQPQSLRSTLPRRLPKVARDFQSLQPAPASRISKTAVQ from the coding sequence ATGAAAACACTCATTGGCTTGTTTGACCGCTTTGACCATCTCGATACGGCGATAAACCGCTGGTTAGTGGCCCATAGCATTGCCCTTCTTCGCCTTGGTATGGGCCTGGTTTTCTTCGGGTTTGGCGTGTTAAAGTTCTTTCCCGGTATCAGCCCCATTGAAGACCTGGCCACCCGAACGACGCATATACTCACCCTGAGCGTGCTGTCGGGACAGAGTGCCATGAATTTTGTGGCAGCATTGGAATGCCTCATCGGTATCTGTTTTCTGACGGGCCGATGGCTACGGGTGGGTGTGTGGCTGATGGCCGCTCAGATGATCGGAGCGATGTCCCCCTTGCTCATCTTTCCGGGCGAGCTCTTTCCGGGCCCGCTTCATGCCCCGACCTTGGCGGCTCAGTACATCATCAAGGATATTATTCTGGTCGCTGCGGGTATGGTCATTGCCTCGACCTGGACGGGCGCCCGGATTGTTGCCCAGCCGCAGAGCCTGCGCAGTACCCTGCCCCGACGCTTGCCCAAGGTAGCGCGTGATTTTCAGTCGCTGCAACCCGCACCCGCGAGTAGGATCAGCAAAACGGCCGTCCAGTAA
- a CDS encoding sensor histidine kinase has protein sequence MQILHRSLDELPSEVRPSNQVPFYHQISVRDQGVGFDTKFLDRIFQVFQRLHGRHQYPGSGVGLAICQRVVENHGGGITARSELAQGATFCVYLPA, from the coding sequence GTGCAAATCCTTCACCGCTCCCTCGATGAGCTCCCCAGCGAGGTACGTCCATCGAATCAGGTTCCCTTTTATCACCAGATCAGTGTGCGGGATCAGGGAGTGGGCTTCGACACCAAGTTTCTGGACCGTATCTTTCAGGTCTTTCAGCGGCTACATGGCCGGCATCAATACCCGGGAAGCGGTGTGGGGTTGGCCATCTGTCAGCGGGTGGTGGAAAATCATGGGGGTGGCATCACGGCGCGTAGCGAGCTGGCTCAGGGAGCTACCTTTTGTGTCTACTTACCTGCTTGA
- a CDS encoding MBL fold metallo-hydrolase, with product MNIQSLAIGIALLGGVTSLSNAQTTADTTAKPVVKTYQARSPKTQPFGAEAFGPSKQTTIRWLGFAGFFVNSRGTTFMVDPVLEGFDMPVLIDFPIAPKAVPKLDAVLVTHADNDHFSVPTNQDLKEVTKAYHSTIYVDSLMQNLELPALGHTIGESFKVGPIRVKLTPADHAYQNAYPGMSKRRFKNEDACGFWIQTPDGTIWAPGDSRLTPGHLSMPTPDAIFFDFSDSEWHFTFEGAVKVANAYPNTPLLLCHWGSVDAPDFSPFNGDPARLAKAIANPGRIKVLAPGEPFMLKPLTKSK from the coding sequence ATGAACATTCAGTCATTAGCCATCGGCATAGCCCTGCTTGGGGGGGTGACCAGTCTTAGTAATGCCCAGACAACGGCCGATACTACGGCTAAACCGGTTGTGAAGACCTATCAGGCTCGCTCTCCCAAAACCCAGCCTTTTGGCGCCGAAGCGTTCGGACCATCCAAGCAAACGACGATCCGATGGCTAGGCTTCGCTGGCTTTTTTGTCAATTCTCGCGGGACCACGTTTATGGTGGACCCTGTGCTGGAGGGTTTCGACATGCCGGTGCTGATTGATTTCCCGATTGCCCCTAAAGCCGTTCCTAAGCTGGATGCCGTACTGGTTACCCACGCCGATAATGACCATTTTAGCGTACCAACGAATCAGGATTTAAAAGAGGTTACCAAAGCCTACCACTCGACGATCTACGTTGACTCGCTGATGCAAAACCTAGAATTACCCGCCTTGGGGCATACCATCGGTGAGAGCTTTAAGGTTGGCCCAATACGGGTTAAACTAACCCCGGCCGATCATGCCTACCAGAATGCTTATCCGGGTATGAGCAAGCGCCGTTTCAAAAATGAAGATGCCTGTGGCTTTTGGATACAAACGCCCGATGGGACGATCTGGGCACCCGGTGATTCCCGCCTGACACCTGGCCACCTGAGTATGCCCACCCCGGATGCGATCTTCTTTGATTTTTCGGATAGTGAATGGCACTTCACCTTTGAGGGTGCGGTGAAAGTCGCCAATGCGTACCCGAATACCCCGCTGTTGCTATGCCATTGGGGTTCGGTGGATGCACCCGACTTTTCGCCCTTCAACGGCGACCCCGCCCGATTGGCGAAAGCAATTGCCAATCCGGGTAGGATCAAGGTGCTGGCACCCGGCGAGCCGTTTATGCTCAAACCGCTAACGAAAAGTAAGTAG